A single window of [Clostridium] hylemonae DSM 15053 DNA harbors:
- the mnmA gene encoding tRNA 2-thiouridine(34) synthase MnmA: protein MEKKKVVVGMSGGVDSSVAAYLLKEQGYDVIGVTMQIWQEEERAVQEENGGCCGLSAVDDARRVAAQLGIPYYVMNFRQEFKEHVIDYFVDEYTHGRTPNPCIACNRYVKWESLLKRSMDIGADYIATGHYARIEQLPNERYALKVSATDTKDQTYALYNLTQEQLRRTLMPVGMYEKEEIRRIAGSLGLEVANKPDSQDICFVPDGDYASYIEKEAGVKSLPGNFVTSDGTVVGTHKGIVHYTVGQRKGLGLSLGHPVFVLDIRPGTNEIVVGSNEESMSRYVRADNVNFMSVGGLPEKKRVWAKIRYNHRGAWCTAEKTGPDEIVCTFDEPQRAATPGQAVVLYDGEYVLGGGTIIGDE, encoded by the coding sequence ATGGAAAAGAAAAAAGTTGTCGTTGGGATGTCCGGCGGAGTTGATTCCTCTGTGGCGGCTTACTTGTTGAAAGAACAGGGCTATGACGTCATCGGCGTCACGATGCAGATATGGCAGGAAGAAGAGCGCGCGGTGCAGGAAGAAAACGGAGGCTGCTGCGGTCTGAGCGCCGTGGATGACGCCAGAAGAGTGGCGGCTCAGCTCGGTATCCCGTACTATGTGATGAATTTCAGGCAGGAATTTAAAGAACATGTCATTGATTATTTTGTGGATGAATATACGCATGGCCGTACGCCGAACCCGTGCATTGCCTGTAACCGGTATGTAAAGTGGGAGTCTCTTTTAAAGAGGAGTATGGATATAGGAGCTGATTATATAGCTACCGGCCATTACGCAAGGATCGAACAGCTTCCGAACGAAAGATACGCACTGAAAGTCTCTGCCACAGACACGAAGGATCAGACATACGCGCTCTATAATCTGACGCAGGAGCAGCTTAGGCGCACCCTCATGCCCGTCGGCATGTACGAAAAAGAAGAGATACGCAGGATCGCCGGAAGTCTTGGCCTTGAGGTGGCAAATAAGCCGGACAGCCAGGATATCTGCTTTGTCCCGGACGGGGATTATGCCTCTTATATTGAAAAAGAGGCCGGGGTTAAAAGCCTTCCGGGAAACTTTGTCACTTCCGACGGTACCGTTGTCGGAACGCATAAGGGTATCGTGCATTATACGGTGGGACAGAGAAAGGGTCTGGGGCTGTCTCTCGGACACCCGGTATTTGTCCTTGACATCAGACCCGGGACGAACGAGATCGTAGTGGGGAGCAATGAAGAGTCCATGTCCAGATATGTGAGGGCCGATAACGTAAACTTCATGTCTGTCGGCGGACTGCCGGAGAAAAAGAGAGTGTGGGCCAAGATCCGCTATAACCACAGAGGCGCATGGTGTACGGCAGAAAAAACCGGACCGGATGAGATCGTCTGTACATTTGATGAGCCGCAGCGGGCCGCCACACCGGGACAGGCAGTCGTTCTTTATGACGGAGAGTATGTTCTCGGCGGCGGAACAATTATAGGAGATGAGTAG
- a CDS encoding histidinol-phosphatase HisJ family protein has product MSRKMMRADVHMHTSFSHDSKAAPEEMILGAIDKGLEMICFTDHYDKDDMEWGEESIFDPEEYFKVLLPLKEKYSGRMDIRIGVELGLRPYLGDYYRKFTAAYPFDFVIGSVHSVESTDPATGKLFEGRTDEEAYRTAFEEILTDIRSYKDYDVLGHLDYVVRYGAGREKAYTYRTFADVIDEILRQLITDGKGMELNTAGLKYGLPFAHPHPDVLKRYRELGGEMITVGADGHCPEHIAYGFDRAEEILRSCGFKYYTEFSGRKPVFKQLP; this is encoded by the coding sequence ATGAGTAGAAAGATGATGAGAGCAGATGTGCATATGCATACGTCGTTTTCACACGATTCAAAAGCCGCGCCTGAGGAGATGATCCTCGGCGCCATAGACAAAGGCCTTGAGATGATATGTTTTACCGACCATTATGATAAGGATGATATGGAATGGGGGGAAGAGAGCATCTTCGACCCGGAAGAATACTTTAAAGTGCTGCTCCCCCTAAAGGAGAAGTACAGCGGCAGGATGGACATACGTATCGGGGTGGAGCTTGGCCTGCGCCCGTATCTTGGAGATTATTACCGCAAGTTCACGGCTGCCTATCCGTTTGATTTCGTGATAGGGTCCGTACACAGCGTTGAATCCACCGACCCGGCCACAGGGAAACTCTTTGAGGGAAGAACAGATGAAGAGGCATACCGTACCGCTTTTGAGGAAATACTGACAGATATCCGTTCCTATAAAGACTATGATGTGCTTGGTCATCTCGATTACGTGGTGCGCTATGGCGCGGGAAGAGAGAAGGCATACACATACCGCACGTTTGCCGATGTCATTGATGAGATACTCAGGCAGCTGATAACCGACGGCAAGGGGATGGAACTGAACACTGCAGGACTTAAATACGGACTTCCGTTCGCACACCCCCATCCGGATGTACTGAAGCGTTACCGGGAACTGGGCGGAGAGATGATCACCGTCGGGGCGGACGGACACTGCCCGGAACATATCGCGTACGGCTTTGACAGGGCGGAAGAGATCCTGAGATCATGCGGCTTTAAATATTATACAGAATTTTCCGGCAGGAAGCCTGTTTTTAAGCAACTTCCATAA
- the gap gene encoding type I glyceraldehyde-3-phosphate dehydrogenase — protein sequence MAVKVAINGFGRIGRLAFRQMFGAEGYEVVAINDLTSPKMLAHLLKYDSSQGKYALADKVESTDDSIIVDGKEIKIYAKANAEELPWGEIGVDVVLECTGFYTSKEKASAHVKAGARKVVISAPAGNDLPTIVYNVNHETLKPEDTVISAASCTTNCLAPMAQALNDLAKIKSGIMCTIHAYTGDQMTLDGPQKKGDLRRSRAAAVNIVPNSTGAAKAIGLVIPELNGKLIGSAQRVPTPTGSTTILTAVVDGTVTVDEVNAAMKAAATESFGYNTDEIVSSDVIGMRYGSLFDATQTMVLPLDNGTTEVQVVSWYDNENSYTSQMVRTIKYFSELA from the coding sequence ATGGCAGTAAAAGTAGCGATTAATGGATTCGGGCGTATTGGACGTCTTGCATTCAGACAGATGTTCGGAGCAGAAGGGTATGAAGTAGTGGCGATCAACGACTTGACATCTCCAAAAATGTTAGCTCACTTGTTGAAATATGACTCTTCACAGGGAAAATATGCTTTGGCTGACAAAGTAGAATCTACAGATGACTCTATCATCGTAGACGGCAAAGAGATCAAGATCTACGCCAAAGCAAATGCTGAAGAACTTCCATGGGGAGAGATCGGCGTTGACGTTGTCCTTGAATGTACAGGATTCTATACATCAAAAGAAAAAGCATCTGCGCATGTGAAAGCAGGAGCAAGAAAAGTTGTTATCTCAGCACCGGCTGGAAACGACCTGCCAACTATCGTATATAATGTAAACCACGAAACACTGAAACCGGAAGACACAGTGATCTCTGCTGCTTCCTGTACAACAAACTGTCTTGCGCCAATGGCTCAGGCATTGAACGATCTTGCAAAGATCAAGTCTGGTATCATGTGCACGATCCACGCTTACACAGGTGATCAGATGACACTTGACGGACCTCAGAAAAAGGGCGATCTGAGAAGATCACGTGCAGCTGCCGTAAATATCGTTCCTAACAGCACAGGCGCCGCTAAAGCGATCGGTCTCGTTATTCCTGAACTGAACGGCAAGCTGATCGGATCTGCACAGCGTGTTCCTACTCCGACAGGTTCTACAACAATACTGACAGCAGTTGTGGACGGAACAGTGACAGTTGACGAAGTAAATGCAGCTATGAAAGCAGCAGCTACAGAATCCTTCGGATATAACACAGATGAGATCGTATCCAGCGATGTGATCGGTATGAGATATGGTTCTCTGTTTGATGCTACTCAGACAATGGTACTGCCTTTAGATAACGGAACTACAGAAGTACAGGTCGTATCCTGGTATGACAATGAAAACTCCTACACAAGCCAGATGGTAAGAACGATCAAATACTTCTCTGAATTAGCATAA
- a CDS encoding phosphoglycerate kinase — MLNKKSVDDINVKGKKVLVRCDFNVPLIDGKITDENRLEAALPTIKKLAADGGRVILCSHLGKPKGEAVPSLSLAPVAARLSELLGQEVKFAADPEVVGPNAKAAVSAMKDGEIILLENTRYRAEETKNGEAFSKDLASLCDVFVNDAFGTAHRAHCSNVGVTQFVDTAVVGYLMQKEIDFLGNAVNNPERPFVAILGGAKVSSKISVIENLLDKVDTLIIGGGMSYTFSKAQGGNVGKSLLEEDYCDYALDMLKKAKEKGVKLLLPVDTVIADDFSNDANSRVVKAGEIPADWEGLDIGPETAAMFSEAVEDAKTVVWNGPMGCFEMPNFATGTEAVAKALAETDATTIIGGGDSAAAVNQLGYGDKMSHISTGGGASLEFLEGKELPGVAAANDK; from the coding sequence ATGCTTAATAAAAAATCAGTGGATGATATCAATGTAAAAGGGAAAAAAGTACTTGTAAGATGTGATTTTAATGTGCCGCTTATCGACGGGAAGATAACAGATGAGAACCGTCTCGAAGCCGCGCTTCCGACGATCAAGAAGCTGGCCGCGGACGGCGGCAGAGTGATTCTCTGTTCCCATCTGGGCAAGCCAAAGGGAGAGGCTGTGCCTTCACTTTCTCTTGCGCCGGTTGCGGCGCGTCTTAGCGAACTGCTCGGACAGGAAGTAAAATTTGCGGCAGATCCGGAAGTGGTAGGGCCAAATGCAAAAGCTGCCGTTTCAGCCATGAAAGACGGAGAGATAATCCTGCTTGAAAATACGAGATACCGGGCAGAGGAGACGAAGAACGGAGAGGCATTTTCCAAAGATCTGGCTTCCCTGTGCGACGTGTTCGTCAATGATGCGTTCGGCACTGCACACAGAGCGCACTGCTCTAATGTAGGGGTTACCCAGTTCGTTGACACGGCGGTCGTAGGTTATCTGATGCAGAAGGAGATCGACTTCCTCGGCAATGCGGTGAATAATCCGGAAAGGCCTTTTGTCGCCATTCTTGGAGGGGCAAAAGTGTCAAGTAAAATATCTGTGATCGAAAATCTGCTGGATAAGGTTGATACATTGATCATCGGCGGCGGAATGTCTTACACATTCAGCAAAGCACAGGGCGGAAATGTAGGAAAGTCTCTGCTGGAAGAAGATTACTGTGATTATGCTCTGGATATGCTCAAGAAAGCGAAAGAGAAAGGTGTTAAGCTGCTCCTTCCTGTAGATACCGTTATCGCAGATGATTTTTCCAACGACGCAAATTCCAGAGTTGTAAAAGCGGGAGAGATTCCGGCAGACTGGGAAGGTCTTGATATAGGACCTGAGACCGCAGCTATGTTCTCAGAGGCGGTAGAAGACGCGAAAACAGTTGTCTGGAACGGACCGATGGGATGCTTTGAGATGCCGAACTTTGCAACAGGCACGGAGGCAGTCGCAAAAGCGCTCGCAGAGACGGACGCCACGACGATCATCGGCGGCGGAGATTCCGCAGCGGCCGTAAACCAGCTTGGATACGGCGACAAGATGTCGCATATATCCACAGGCGGAGGCGCTTCACTTGAGTTCCTGGAAGGAAAAGAACTGCCGGGAGTAGCAGCGGCAAACGACAAGTAA
- the tpiA gene encoding triose-phosphate isomerase, with the protein MARRKIIAGNWKMNKTPSEAVALVEELKPLVANDEADVVFCVPAIDIIPVVEACKGTNIQVGAENMYYEESGAYTGEISPAMLTDAGVAYVVLGHSERREYFAETSETVNKKMLKAFEHGITPIMCCGETLEQREQGVTMDFIRQQVKVGFMGVTADQAKTAVIAYEPIWAIGTGKTATTEQAQEVCAGIRACIAEIYDEATAEAVRIQYGGSVNAATAPELFAQADIDGGLVGGASLKADFGKIVNYK; encoded by the coding sequence ATGGCAAGAAGAAAAATTATAGCTGGCAACTGGAAGATGAATAAAACACCGAGCGAGGCGGTCGCTCTCGTTGAAGAATTAAAGCCGCTCGTGGCAAACGACGAGGCAGATGTCGTATTCTGCGTTCCCGCAATAGATATCATTCCAGTTGTGGAGGCATGCAAGGGCACCAATATCCAGGTGGGAGCTGAGAATATGTATTATGAGGAGAGCGGGGCTTACACCGGAGAGATCTCACCTGCAATGCTCACAGACGCAGGCGTAGCATATGTGGTTCTCGGCCACTCTGAGAGAAGAGAATATTTTGCCGAGACGAGCGAGACTGTAAATAAAAAGATGCTGAAGGCGTTTGAGCACGGTATCACACCGATCATGTGCTGCGGCGAGACGCTCGAGCAGAGAGAACAGGGCGTGACTATGGACTTCATCCGCCAGCAGGTCAAGGTTGGTTTTATGGGAGTCACAGCAGATCAGGCGAAGACGGCAGTTATAGCCTATGAGCCTATCTGGGCGATCGGCACAGGAAAGACTGCCACAACAGAGCAGGCACAGGAAGTGTGCGCGGGCATCCGTGCATGTATCGCCGAGATCTATGATGAAGCTACGGCGGAGGCGGTCCGCATTCAGTACGGCGGCTCTGTTAACGCGGCTACGGCGCCGGAATTATTTGCCCAGGCAGATATCGACGGCGGTCTTGTAGGCGGGGCTTCCCTCAAGGCAGATTTCGGAAAAATCGTAAATTATAAATAA
- the gpmI gene encoding 2,3-bisphosphoglycerate-independent phosphoglycerate mutase has translation MSKKPTVLMILDGYGLNDSRKGNAVAEGRTPVMDKLRAECPFVKGYASGMAVGLPDGQMGNSEVGHLNMGAGRIVYQDLTKITKAIQDGDFFENKALLAACENVKKNGTSLHLMGLVSDGGVHSHNEHIYGLLRLAKMQGIEKVYVHCFLDGRDTPPASGKEYVEELVLRMKEIGVGEVATVMGRYYAMDRDNRWERVEKAYRAMAEGIGEAASGGPEGIQASYDKDKTDEFVLPAVVMKDGAPVATVKDGDSVIFFNFRPDRAREITRTFCDDKFEGFDRGDRIKTTFVCFTEYDVTIGNKLVAFVKDEITNTFGEFLAASGKTQARIAETEKYAHVTFFFNGGVEEPNKGEDRILVKSPKVATYDLKPEMSAYEVCGKLVDAIKSDKYDVIIINFANPDMVGHTGVEAAAIKAIEAIDECVGMAVDALKEVDGQMFICADHGNAEQLIDDETGEPFTAHTTNPVPFILVNADPAFKLREGGCLADIAPTLIEMMGMVQPKEMTGKSLLIRE, from the coding sequence ATGAGCAAAAAACCAACAGTATTGATGATTCTTGACGGATACGGATTAAATGACAGCAGGAAGGGAAATGCCGTTGCAGAGGGCAGGACACCTGTTATGGATAAGCTGAGGGCAGAATGCCCGTTCGTGAAAGGATATGCCAGTGGAATGGCAGTCGGGCTTCCGGACGGACAGATGGGAAACTCTGAGGTCGGCCATCTCAATATGGGGGCGGGCCGGATCGTATACCAGGACCTCACAAAGATCACAAAGGCAATTCAGGACGGGGATTTCTTTGAGAATAAAGCACTGCTGGCTGCGTGTGAGAATGTGAAGAAAAACGGCACATCTCTCCATTTGATGGGGCTTGTCTCCGACGGAGGAGTCCACAGCCACAATGAGCATATCTACGGACTTCTTAGGCTGGCAAAGATGCAGGGCATTGAAAAAGTATATGTGCACTGTTTTCTGGACGGCCGTGACACTCCGCCTGCATCCGGGAAAGAATATGTGGAAGAACTCGTCTTAAGGATGAAGGAGATCGGTGTCGGCGAAGTCGCCACCGTTATGGGACGTTATTATGCCATGGACAGGGATAACCGCTGGGAGCGTGTGGAGAAGGCATACCGCGCGATGGCCGAGGGAATAGGAGAAGCGGCGTCAGGAGGGCCGGAAGGCATTCAAGCCTCCTACGACAAAGACAAGACAGATGAATTCGTTCTGCCTGCGGTCGTGATGAAAGACGGCGCGCCTGTAGCTACAGTGAAGGACGGAGACTCTGTTATATTCTTTAACTTCCGCCCCGACCGCGCAAGAGAGATAACGAGAACCTTCTGTGACGATAAGTTTGAAGGGTTTGACAGAGGAGACAGGATCAAGACGACCTTTGTGTGCTTTACAGAATATGATGTGACGATCGGCAATAAGCTCGTCGCTTTTGTGAAAGATGAGATCACGAACACATTCGGCGAATTTCTGGCAGCAAGCGGAAAGACGCAGGCGCGTATCGCAGAGACGGAGAAGTACGCGCATGTCACATTTTTCTTCAACGGCGGCGTGGAAGAGCCAAACAAAGGGGAGGACAGAATCCTCGTAAAGTCACCGAAGGTGGCGACCTATGATCTGAAACCGGAGATGAGTGCATATGAAGTATGCGGTAAGCTCGTCGATGCCATAAAGTCCGATAAATATGACGTCATCATCATCAACTTTGCCAATCCGGACATGGTCGGCCATACAGGTGTGGAAGCGGCAGCGATCAAGGCGATCGAAGCCATCGACGAGTGTGTTGGAATGGCAGTGGACGCACTGAAGGAAGTGGACGGACAGATGTTTATCTGCGCGGACCACGGCAATGCGGAACAGCTTATCGATGATGAGACTGGAGAGCCGTTTACAGCGCATACGACAAACCCGGTTCCGTTCATTCTCGTGAACGCCGATCCGGCCTTTAAACTGAGAGAAGGAGGCTGCCTTGCAGATATTGCCCCCACGCTCATAGAGATGATGGGAATGGTGCAGCCGAAAGAGATGACGGGAAAGTCATTGCTCATCAGAGAATAA
- a CDS encoding 2-hydroxyacyl-CoA dehydratase: MSHKELYTLGIDIGSTTVKIAVLDEAGDVVFSDYERHFANIQETLSDLLGRAVYKLGPIQVSPVITGSGGLTLAKHLAVPFVQEVIAVSTSLQDYAPQTDVAIELGGEDAKIIYFEHGNVEQRMNGVCAGGTGSFIDQMASLLQTDASGLNEYAKDYKALYSIAARCGVFAKSDIQPLINEGASKEDLAASIFQAVVNQTISGLACGKPIRGHVAFLGGPLHFLSELKEAFVRTLKLDDEHTIAPKHSHLFAAIGSALSSKKDLDIPIQEMQNRLAGKIKMEFEVDRMEPLFSSEADYLEFKERHEKHQVPVKDLATYKGKAFLGIDAGSTTTKAALVGEDGTLLYSFYHNNEGDPLGTTISAIKDIYSQLPEDVEIVHSCSTGYGEALIKAALLLDEGEVETVSHYYAASFFEPDVDCILDIGGQDMKCIKIKNQTVDSVQLNEACSSGCGSFIETFAKSLNYTVEDFAHEALFARNPIDLGTRCTVFMNSKVKQAQKEGAEVADISAGLAYSVIKNALFKVIKVSSAAELGSHIVVQGGTFYNNAVLRSFEKIAGCRAIRPDIAGIMGAFGAALIARERYIDCEGTTMLSIEDINALEYRTTMTKCKRCTNNCRLTVNHFSGGRKFITGNRCERGLGKEKNENKLPNLFDYKTRRYFDYTPLSDEEAVRGIIGIPRVLNMYENYPFWFTFFTKLGFRVVLTPASTRKIYELGIESIPSESECYPAKLAHGHIQWLIDEGIEHIFYPSIPYERNEFADANNHYNCPIVTSYPENIKNNIDAIANGEVDFIHPFISFADEAALAHRLTEELAKKFSILEDDIKAAVHEAWQELEACRDDMRRKGEETLKFLKETGNRGIVLAGRPYHIDPEVNHGLPELINSYNIAVLTEDAISHLNPVERPLNVMDQWMYHSRLYAAANYVKTVDNLDLIQLNSFGCGLDAVTTDQVADILTDSDKIYTSLKIDEVNNLGAARIRVRSLLAAIRVREQRSTKRTVTSSAIEKVPFTKEMRSDYTILCPQMSPMHFELLEPAFRASGYKVDVLPNDNKQAVDVGLKYVNNDACYPSLMVVGQIMEAILSGKYDTDKLAVIISQTGGGCRASNYIGFIRRALKKAGYSHIPVISINLSGLEGNPGFKITPALALRGVYAAIFGDIFMKCVYRLRPYEAVPGSVNAMHRKWVKVCAEFVSAGYPSRRRFKKLCREIIEDFDNNIELLDVKKPRVGVVGEILVKFLPAANNHLVDLLENEGAEAVVPDLLDFLLYCFYNQNFKVSHLGFKKSKATMGNLGIKVLEWFRAPATEAFRASRHFDPPAHIEDLGRMASEIVSLGNQTGEGWFLTGEMLELIHSGASNIVCTQPFACLPNHVVGKGVIKELRRRYPKSNVVAIDFDPGASEVNQLNRIKLMLSTANKNMEG, encoded by the coding sequence ATGAGTCATAAAGAATTATATACATTGGGTATTGATATCGGCTCAACCACGGTAAAAATTGCCGTTTTGGACGAAGCCGGCGACGTTGTCTTCTCGGACTATGAAAGACACTTTGCCAATATTCAGGAAACCCTCTCCGATCTTCTCGGAAGAGCGGTCTATAAACTGGGACCGATCCAGGTGTCGCCGGTCATTACCGGTTCCGGCGGGCTTACGCTTGCCAAGCACCTTGCAGTTCCTTTCGTGCAGGAGGTCATCGCCGTATCAACCTCCCTGCAGGACTACGCCCCGCAGACAGACGTGGCTATCGAGCTCGGCGGAGAAGACGCTAAGATCATTTATTTTGAGCACGGCAACGTGGAGCAGCGTATGAACGGTGTCTGCGCAGGAGGTACGGGTTCTTTCATCGACCAGATGGCTTCCCTCCTGCAGACAGACGCTTCGGGGCTGAATGAGTATGCGAAAGATTACAAAGCTTTATATTCCATAGCTGCCCGCTGCGGCGTATTTGCAAAATCTGACATACAGCCTCTTATCAATGAAGGGGCTTCCAAAGAAGACCTGGCTGCCTCCATCTTTCAGGCAGTTGTAAACCAGACGATCAGCGGTCTCGCATGCGGTAAGCCGATACGAGGCCACGTGGCTTTTCTTGGCGGTCCGCTTCACTTCCTGTCTGAGCTTAAGGAAGCGTTTGTGCGCACGCTGAAGCTCGATGACGAGCATACGATCGCACCGAAGCATTCGCACCTTTTTGCCGCCATCGGCTCGGCACTCAGTTCCAAAAAGGATCTGGACATACCGATCCAGGAGATGCAGAACCGCCTTGCAGGCAAGATAAAGATGGAGTTTGAAGTCGACCGAATGGAGCCTCTCTTTTCCAGTGAGGCGGACTATCTGGAATTCAAGGAACGCCATGAAAAGCATCAGGTTCCGGTCAAGGACCTTGCAACTTATAAAGGCAAAGCATTCCTCGGTATCGACGCCGGTTCCACAACTACCAAAGCCGCCCTTGTAGGCGAAGACGGCACCCTGCTCTACTCTTTTTACCACAACAATGAAGGAGATCCGCTCGGGACAACTATCTCTGCCATAAAAGACATTTACAGCCAGCTGCCGGAAGACGTTGAGATCGTACATTCCTGCTCCACCGGATACGGGGAAGCATTGATCAAGGCTGCCCTTCTGCTGGATGAGGGGGAGGTAGAAACAGTCTCACACTATTATGCCGCCTCGTTCTTTGAGCCGGATGTAGACTGTATCCTCGACATCGGCGGACAGGACATGAAATGCATCAAGATCAAGAACCAGACCGTGGACAGTGTACAGCTCAATGAAGCGTGCTCTTCCGGCTGCGGTTCTTTTATTGAGACGTTTGCCAAATCACTGAACTATACGGTGGAAGACTTCGCGCATGAGGCCCTTTTTGCCAGAAATCCGATCGATCTCGGCACACGGTGCACCGTATTCATGAATTCAAAGGTAAAGCAGGCACAGAAGGAGGGGGCCGAAGTGGCCGATATCTCCGCGGGACTCGCCTATTCTGTTATCAAGAACGCTCTGTTTAAAGTCATTAAAGTGTCAAGTGCTGCAGAGCTCGGCAGCCACATTGTCGTTCAGGGGGGTACCTTCTACAACAATGCGGTCCTTAGAAGCTTTGAGAAAATTGCCGGCTGCCGCGCCATACGTCCTGACATCGCAGGGATCATGGGCGCCTTCGGCGCTGCCCTGATCGCGCGGGAACGTTACATAGACTGCGAAGGAACGACCATGCTCTCCATTGAGGACATCAATGCCCTGGAATACCGGACAACCATGACAAAATGTAAACGCTGTACAAACAACTGCCGGCTTACTGTCAATCATTTCAGCGGCGGACGCAAGTTTATCACCGGCAACCGCTGCGAACGCGGACTTGGCAAGGAAAAGAACGAAAACAAGCTGCCGAACCTGTTTGATTATAAGACGAGACGCTACTTTGACTACACTCCGCTCAGCGATGAAGAGGCAGTCCGCGGTATCATCGGTATTCCCCGCGTACTGAACATGTATGAGAATTATCCGTTCTGGTTTACCTTTTTCACAAAGCTTGGATTCAGGGTCGTGCTGACGCCTGCCTCCACCCGCAAAATATATGAGCTTGGGATCGAATCCATTCCGAGCGAATCTGAATGCTACCCTGCCAAACTGGCTCACGGACACATTCAGTGGCTCATCGACGAGGGCATTGAGCATATTTTCTACCCGTCCATCCCCTATGAGCGCAATGAGTTTGCAGACGCCAACAATCACTATAACTGTCCGATCGTTACATCCTATCCGGAAAACATCAAGAACAATATTGATGCCATTGCCAACGGGGAAGTAGATTTCATACATCCATTTATATCTTTTGCAGATGAAGCTGCCCTGGCTCACCGCCTGACAGAGGAACTGGCCAAAAAGTTCTCTATCCTGGAGGACGATATCAAAGCGGCCGTCCATGAAGCGTGGCAGGAACTGGAGGCATGCAGGGATGATATGAGACGTAAAGGTGAGGAAACGCTCAAGTTCCTGAAGGAGACCGGAAACCGGGGCATCGTCCTGGCGGGACGCCCCTACCACATTGACCCGGAAGTCAACCACGGTCTGCCGGAACTCATTAATTCTTATAATATCGCCGTGCTCACCGAAGATGCCATCTCCCACTTAAACCCGGTGGAGCGTCCGCTCAATGTCATGGACCAGTGGATGTATCATTCAAGACTGTACGCGGCGGCCAACTATGTGAAAACAGTAGACAATCTGGATCTCATACAGCTGAATTCCTTCGGCTGCGGGCTGGACGCCGTCACAACCGACCAGGTGGCCGATATACTGACGGATTCTGATAAAATATACACTTCTCTTAAGATCGATGAGGTAAATAACCTCGGAGCCGCAAGGATCCGTGTACGTTCACTTCTTGCCGCCATCCGCGTCAGAGAACAGCGAAGCACGAAGCGCACCGTCACTTCCTCGGCGATCGAAAAGGTGCCGTTCACAAAAGAGATGCGCAGCGATTATACGATCCTCTGCCCTCAGATGTCACCTATGCACTTTGAGCTGCTTGAACCGGCATTCCGCGCTTCCGGATATAAGGTAGACGTACTGCCCAACGACAACAAACAGGCAGTAGATGTTGGACTGAAGTATGTCAATAACGATGCTTGTTATCCTTCTCTTATGGTCGTCGGACAGATCATGGAAGCGATCCTTTCCGGGAAATATGACACCGACAAGTTGGCGGTCATCATCAGCCAGACCGGAGGCGGGTGCCGTGCCTCCAATTACATCGGCTTTATCCGCAGGGCTCTTAAGAAAGCCGGATATTCCCATATTCCGGTCATTTCCATCAACTTAAGCGGGCTGGAAGGAAACCCGGGATTTAAGATCACTCCCGCCCTCGCGCTGCGCGGCGTATACGCTGCCATATTTGGAGATATCTTTATGAAATGCGTATACAGACTGCGCCCGTATGAGGCGGTTCCCGGTTCCGTAAACGCTATGCACAGGAAATGGGTAAAGGTGTGTGCTGAATTTGTATCGGCCGGATATCCTTCCAGACGCAGGTTCAAAAAGCTGTGCAGGGAGATCATTGAAGATTTTGACAACAACATAGAATTACTTGATGTGAAGAAGCCGAGAGTCGGTGTCGTCGGGGAGATACTTGTGAAGTTCCTTCCGGCTGCCAATAACCATCTTGTGGATCTTCTGGAAAATGAAGGCGCTGAGGCCGTGGTACCGGATCTGCTCGACTTTTTGCTCTACTGCTTCTACAACCAGAATTTCAAGGTATCACATCTTGGATTTAAGAAGTCCAAAGCGACAATGGGCAATCTCGGCATCAAAGTGCTGGAGTGGTTCCGTGCCCCGGCGACAGAGGCCTTCAGAGCCAGCAGACATTTTGACCCGCCCGCGCATATCGAGGACCTTGGACGCATGGCATCTGAGATCGTCTCCCTCGGCAACCAGACAGGGGAGGGATGGTTCCTCACCGGTGAGATGCTGGAACTGATCCACAGCGGCGCATCCAACATTGTATGTACACAGCCCTTTGCCTGCCTGCCGAATCACGTTGTGGGCAAAGGTGTCATAAAGGAGCTGCGCAGACGGTATCCGAAGTCCAATGTAGTCGCCATTGACTTTGACCCCGGCGCCAGCGAGGTCAACCAGCTGAACCGCATCAAACTGATGCTGTCGACCGCCAATAAGAATATGGAGGGGTAA